A single Pseudomonas putida DNA region contains:
- a CDS encoding catalase — MSKILTTASGAPVADNQNSRSAGPRGPLLLDDFHLIEKLAHFNRENIPERRVHAKGSGAYGTFIVTRDITSYTSAKLFEQIGKQTETFLRFSTVGGERGSADTERDPRGFAVKFYTEEGNWDIVGNNTPVFFIRDPLKFPDFIHTQKRHPQTNLKNAQMMWDFWSHSPEALHQVTILFSDRGIPDGYRHMHGFGSHTYSLINTQGERTWVKWHFKTQQGIKNLAPADAARLAGTDPDYAQRDLFEAIERGDFPRWTVCIQVMSEAEAANRAENPFDVTKTWSQKDYPLIEVGVLELNRNPLNYFAEVEQAAFGPSNMVPGVGLSPDRMLQGRVFAYADAHRYRVGTNHQQLPVNAPRSPVNSYQRDGSMAMGSYGSAPNYEPNSYAGAPKQSPRHAEPALALNGAADRHEHREDNDYYSHAGALFRLMSDEQKALLISNIAGTMAGVSEDVVQRQLQYFFKADPAYGEGIAKALGVNLA; from the coding sequence AGAATTCCCGCTCCGCCGGCCCACGCGGCCCGCTGCTGCTCGATGACTTCCATCTGATCGAGAAGCTCGCCCACTTCAACCGTGAAAACATTCCTGAGCGCCGTGTGCACGCCAAAGGTTCGGGCGCCTACGGTACTTTCATCGTCACCCGCGATATCACCTCGTACACCAGCGCCAAGCTGTTCGAGCAGATCGGCAAACAGACAGAGACATTCCTGCGCTTCTCGACGGTCGGCGGCGAGCGTGGCTCGGCGGATACCGAGCGCGACCCACGTGGCTTTGCGGTGAAGTTCTACACCGAGGAAGGCAACTGGGACATCGTTGGCAACAACACGCCAGTGTTCTTCATCCGCGACCCGCTCAAGTTCCCCGATTTTATCCACACCCAGAAGCGTCACCCGCAAACCAATTTGAAGAACGCGCAGATGATGTGGGACTTCTGGTCGCACTCGCCTGAGGCCCTGCACCAGGTCACCATTCTGTTCTCCGACCGGGGTATCCCGGACGGTTACCGGCACATGCATGGTTTCGGTAGCCACACCTACAGCTTGATCAACACCCAAGGTGAGCGCACCTGGGTTAAATGGCACTTCAAGACGCAGCAAGGCATCAAGAACCTGGCGCCGGCTGACGCAGCACGCCTGGCCGGGACCGACCCGGACTACGCCCAGCGTGACCTGTTTGAAGCCATCGAGCGTGGCGACTTCCCACGCTGGACCGTATGCATCCAGGTGATGAGCGAGGCCGAGGCGGCCAACCGCGCTGAGAACCCGTTCGACGTGACCAAGACCTGGTCGCAGAAGGACTATCCGCTGATCGAAGTGGGTGTGCTGGAGCTCAACCGCAACCCGCTCAACTACTTCGCCGAAGTGGAACAGGCCGCGTTCGGCCCCAGCAATATGGTCCCGGGTGTCGGCCTGTCGCCAGATCGCATGCTGCAGGGCCGCGTATTCGCTTACGCCGATGCACACCGCTACCGTGTGGGCACCAACCACCAGCAACTGCCGGTGAACGCCCCGCGTAGCCCGGTGAACAGCTACCAGCGTGACGGTTCGATGGCCATGGGCAGCTACGGCAGTGCGCCGAACTACGAGCCCAATAGCTACGCAGGCGCGCCGAAACAGTCGCCACGCCACGCCGAGCCTGCATTGGCCCTGAACGGTGCCGCAGATCGACACGAGCACCGCGAGGATAACGACTACTACAGCCACGCCGGCGCGCTGTTCCGCTTGATGAGCGACGAACAGAAGGCACTGCTGATCAGCAATATCGCTGGAACCATGGCGGGCGTGAGCGAGGACGTGGTCCAGCGTCAGTTGCAGTACTTCTTCAAGGCCGACCCGGCCTACGGTGAAGGCATCGCCAAGGCATTGGGCGTGAATCTCGCCTAA
- the bfr gene encoding bacterioferritin — protein MQGHPDVINYLVTLLKGELAARDQYFIHSRMYEDWGLSKLYERINHEMEEETQHADALMRRILMLEGTPDMRADDLEVGSTVPEMIEADLKLEYKVRGALCKGIELCELHKDYISRDILRAQLADTEEDHTYWLEKQQGLIKAIGLENYLQSQM, from the coding sequence ATGCAAGGTCACCCGGACGTAATCAACTACCTCGTCACGTTGCTGAAGGGCGAACTGGCCGCACGCGACCAGTATTTCATCCACTCGCGCATGTACGAAGACTGGGGCTTGTCCAAGCTCTACGAGCGTATCAACCACGAGATGGAAGAAGAAACGCAGCACGCCGATGCCCTGATGCGCCGTATCCTGATGCTCGAAGGCACTCCCGACATGCGCGCGGACGATCTGGAAGTTGGCAGCACCGTGCCGGAAATGATCGAGGCCGACCTCAAGCTTGAGTACAAGGTGCGTGGCGCACTGTGCAAAGGCATCGAGCTGTGCGAACTGCACAAGGACTACATCAGCCGCGACATCCTGCGCGCGCAGCTGGCAGACACCGAAGAAGATCACACCTACTGGCTGGAAAAGCAGCAGGG